A single region of the Granulicella aggregans genome encodes:
- the ctaD gene encoding cytochrome c oxidase subunit I: MATQTPVPAAVDQTTETAPRRLVFEVLQDWISTTDHKKIGMLYIGYSLIFLVIAGFEAMLMRIQLAFPNNHAVSPQAFNRLFTMHGTTMVFFVGMPILFGFGNYLVPLMIGARDMAFPRLNAFSFWISAFGGLLLYFSYIGGDGMYGAGSAPDVGWWAYAPLTAHAFSPGHSTDYWTLAVFLSGIGSVGTALNIVTTIISMRCPGMKMNRLPLLVWLYLSMSLLTFVAVGPLTAAQIMLMLDRYLGSHFFDAQAGGSAVLWMHFFWIFGHPEVYVLVMPAFGFASEIIPVFSRKAIFGYTAMVAASIGICFVSLSVWAHHMFTVGLGPAGNAFFTLSTMAIGVPTGIKIFNWLATIWGGKVHFTTAMLFAVAFLFQFMLAGLTGIMLSVAPLDWQLGGSYFVVAHFHFVLVGAILFMLFAAFYYWYPKMTGRLLSEKIGKWHFWIFLIGFHLCFDLMHIPGMLGMPRRIYTYEADRGWFLLNFLVSTGAGIQTIGTLIFVFNMVWSYFKGEVAGPDPWDAWTLEWATASPPPAYNFATTPSVASRRPLWDLKHPEDTDGQYE, from the coding sequence ATGGCCACGCAGACTCCAGTACCGGCAGCCGTAGACCAGACTACAGAAACGGCTCCGCGCCGCCTTGTATTCGAGGTATTGCAGGACTGGATCTCGACCACCGACCACAAGAAGATCGGCATGCTGTACATCGGCTATTCGCTGATCTTCCTCGTCATCGCTGGATTTGAAGCCATGCTGATGCGCATCCAGCTGGCGTTTCCGAACAATCACGCGGTCTCGCCGCAGGCCTTCAACCGGCTGTTCACGATGCACGGCACGACGATGGTCTTCTTCGTCGGCATGCCGATTCTGTTTGGCTTCGGCAACTATCTTGTGCCGCTGATGATCGGCGCACGCGATATGGCGTTTCCCCGGTTGAACGCCTTCAGCTTCTGGATCTCTGCGTTCGGCGGACTGCTGCTCTACTTCAGCTACATAGGCGGCGACGGCATGTATGGGGCGGGCAGCGCTCCGGATGTGGGGTGGTGGGCCTACGCACCGCTGACGGCGCATGCGTTCTCGCCGGGTCACAGCACGGACTACTGGACGCTGGCCGTCTTCCTGAGCGGAATCGGAAGCGTGGGCACGGCGCTGAACATCGTCACCACCATCATCAGCATGCGCTGCCCAGGCATGAAGATGAACCGGCTGCCGCTGCTGGTCTGGCTCTACCTGAGCATGTCACTGCTCACCTTCGTCGCTGTCGGCCCCTTGACCGCAGCGCAGATCATGCTGATGCTGGACCGCTACCTAGGCTCACACTTCTTCGACGCGCAGGCGGGCGGCTCGGCGGTGCTGTGGATGCACTTCTTCTGGATCTTCGGCCATCCCGAGGTGTACGTGCTGGTCATGCCGGCCTTCGGCTTCGCCAGCGAGATCATCCCGGTCTTCTCGCGCAAGGCCATCTTCGGCTACACAGCGATGGTCGCCGCTTCGATCGGCATCTGCTTCGTGAGTCTCAGCGTCTGGGCGCACCACATGTTTACGGTCGGCCTCGGACCTGCGGGCAACGCCTTCTTTACGCTCTCGACGATGGCCATCGGCGTCCCGACCGGCATCAAGATCTTCAACTGGCTCGCGACCATCTGGGGCGGCAAGGTCCACTTCACCACCGCGATGCTGTTTGCCGTGGCGTTTCTCTTCCAGTTCATGCTGGCCGGTCTGACGGGAATCATGCTCTCGGTGGCTCCGCTGGACTGGCAGCTTGGCGGCTCCTACTTCGTCGTCGCCCACTTCCACTTCGTACTGGTCGGGGCGATCCTGTTCATGCTCTTCGCCGCCTTCTACTATTGGTATCCGAAGATGACCGGTCGCCTGCTCAGCGAGAAGATCGGCAAGTGGCACTTCTGGATCTTCCTCATCGGCTTCCACCTCTGCTTCGACCTGATGCACATCCCAGGCATGCTCGGCATGCCGCGCCGTATCTATACCTACGAAGCCGACCGCGGCTGGTTCCTGCTGAACTTCCTGGTCTCCACCGGTGCCGGCATTCAGACCATCGGAACGCTGATCTTCGTCTTCAACATGGTCTGGTCGTACTTCAAGGGCGAAGTCGCCGGGCCCGATCCATGGGACGCCTGGACGCTCGAATGGGCCACCGCATCGCCGCCACCAGCGTATAACTTCGCCACCACGCCCAGCGTCGCCAGCCGCCGCCCGCTGTGGGACCTGAAGCATCCTGAAGACACCGACGGCCAATACGAATAG
- the coxB gene encoding cytochrome c oxidase subunit II, with protein MPIHPVSSGLAFAVTSDFLQSPTTTFAPAGTPAHSVVGLSWLVYGITGGIFLVVGGLLVYALLRFRHRPSSPNADQEPAQVYGSNQIELSWTVIPILITVMLFLATTRVIFSTEHAGKSPEALDVTVIGHQFWWEYRYPKLGIVTANELHVPVSDPKHPTPTYLTMSSADTDHSFWIPRLAGKMDLIPNKVNTMWIDPEVAGLYLGQCAQYCGTQHAKMLLRVYADTPEQFAAWVAHQQQTASQSPDAVEGKAVFEHNACISCHTVAGTVANGRFGPDLTHLASRDTFASGAVPLTRENLRTFVDDPSHFKPGVLMPPMHLNQHDLDLVTSYLVTLK; from the coding sequence ATGCCGATTCATCCAGTGTCGTCCGGCCTTGCGTTCGCCGTCACCTCGGACTTCCTGCAGAGCCCTACCACTACCTTTGCGCCTGCAGGAACGCCGGCTCACTCGGTCGTTGGTCTATCGTGGTTGGTCTATGGGATTACGGGCGGCATCTTCCTCGTCGTCGGCGGGCTGCTTGTCTACGCTCTCCTTCGGTTTCGGCACCGCCCCTCCTCGCCGAACGCGGATCAGGAGCCGGCGCAGGTGTATGGCAGCAACCAGATTGAGCTCTCCTGGACGGTCATTCCCATTTTGATCACGGTGATGCTCTTCCTGGCGACGACGCGTGTCATCTTCAGCACGGAGCACGCCGGGAAGTCGCCGGAGGCGCTCGACGTCACGGTAATCGGACACCAGTTCTGGTGGGAGTACCGGTATCCCAAGCTCGGCATTGTGACCGCGAATGAGCTTCACGTGCCGGTCAGCGACCCGAAACATCCGACGCCAACGTACCTGACGATGTCGTCGGCCGACACGGACCACAGCTTCTGGATTCCGCGGCTCGCCGGGAAGATGGACCTGATCCCGAACAAGGTTAACACCATGTGGATCGATCCAGAGGTGGCGGGACTCTATCTTGGCCAGTGCGCGCAGTACTGCGGCACGCAGCATGCCAAGATGCTGCTGCGGGTCTATGCGGATACGCCGGAGCAGTTCGCGGCGTGGGTCGCTCACCAGCAACAGACCGCTTCGCAGAGCCCTGACGCCGTCGAGGGCAAAGCGGTCTTCGAGCATAACGCGTGCATCAGTTGCCACACGGTCGCAGGCACGGTTGCGAACGGCCGGTTCGGGCCGGATCTGACTCACCTGGCCAGCCGCGACACCTTCGCCTCGGGCGCTGTTCCCCTCACCCGCGAGAATCTTCGGACGTTTGTCGACGACCCATCGCACTTCAAGCCCGGGGTTCTGATGCCGCCGATGCACCTGAACCAGCACGATCTTGACCTTGTGACCTCGTACCTCGTCACCTTGAAATAG
- a CDS encoding cytochrome c oxidase subunit 3, with the protein MSQSEAAVIPQAQVEEWKLPSKGVVGMACLIIAEAAIFIIFVVAYLYYVGKSLSGPTPKEVLEIPILTSICLLSSSITVHYAVSSLHKSARAATSLWLALTVLLGGIFLAGTGMEWYKLIVHDHLTIRTNLFGTTFYSLVGLHASHVVIGLIMLTLALIFSLTGKLNSMHTEKLEVLSLYWHFVDAVWIIVFLVVYVFGR; encoded by the coding sequence ATGAGCCAGAGCGAAGCTGCAGTCATCCCGCAAGCACAAGTCGAAGAGTGGAAGCTGCCCTCCAAAGGCGTCGTTGGCATGGCGTGCCTCATCATCGCCGAGGCGGCCATCTTCATCATCTTCGTGGTCGCGTATCTCTATTACGTGGGCAAGAGCCTCAGCGGACCGACGCCGAAAGAAGTCCTCGAGATCCCGATCCTCACCAGCATCTGCCTGCTTTCGAGCAGTATTACGGTGCATTATGCCGTCTCTTCGCTACATAAGAGCGCACGCGCGGCGACCTCGCTGTGGCTGGCGCTGACCGTACTGCTGGGCGGCATCTTCCTCGCGGGCACGGGCATGGAGTGGTACAAACTGATCGTCCATGATCATCTGACCATCCGCACGAACCTCTTCGGCACGACGTTTTACTCGCTGGTGGGCCTGCACGCGAGCCACGTCGTCATCGGTCTTATCATGCTGACGCTGGCGTTGATCTTCTCGCTCACGGGCAAGCTGAACAGTATGCACACCGAGAAACTCGAGGTCCTGTCGCTCTACTGGCACTTCGTCGATGCTGTGTGGATTATTGTCTTTCTCGTCGTTTATGTATTCGGTCGCTGA